Proteins from a genomic interval of Nematostella vectensis chromosome 5, jaNemVect1.1, whole genome shotgun sequence:
- the LOC5517693 gene encoding leucine-rich repeat protein SHOC-2 has translation MYQAGFKETESLLEKAISQGHKILNLSHRELTVIPDSLKKLKHVQILLLNDNQIIMPPVELVYLSRLRELCLDHNQLTLLPSGFGRLTNLKVLCLSHNNLGYLASEICELVQLEELWIINTQLMALPADICRLKLLKKLSAGKNMITSLPDKISGLVSLQWLSLRENHLSSLPSEFFKLPKLAHLDLNMNKFEEFPENLIGLVSLECLSLRGNCIKSLADNCVEGLPKLCKVDIRDNQVTLLPRQLEKLRIFVTAQSHECGDPHQEDNGLEVNVRKKLRQWTK, from the coding sequence ATGTATCAGGCAGGGTTTAAGGAGACCGAGAGCCTGCTTGAAAAAGCAATAAGCCAAGGACACAAAATTCTAAACTTGAGCCACCGAGAACTAACCGTTATCCCAGACTCTTTGAAGAAGTTAAAACACGTTCAGATTTTACTTCTCAACGATAATCAAATTATAATGCCGCCTGTGGAACTTGTCTACCTCTCAAGACTTCGGGAGCTTTGTCTGGACCATAACCAATTGACTCTTTTGCCGAGTGGGTTTGGCCGCTTAACCAACTTGAAAGTTCTTTGTCTGAGTCACAATAACCTTGGGTACTTGGCGTCAGAAATATGCGAACTGGTACAACTGGAGGAATTGTGGATAATTAACACACAGCTAATGGCTCTCCCTGCAGATATTTGTAGGTTGAAATTACTGAAGAAACTTAGTGCTGGAAAAAATATGATAACATCATTGCCTGACAAAATCTCGGGGTTGGTTTCcttacagtggttgagtctgAGAGAAAACCATCTTTCTTCGTTGCCATCGGAGTTCTTTAAACTTCCCAAACTTGCCCATTTGGATCTTAATATGAACAAGTTTGAGGAATTCCCTGAAAACTTAATTGGACTTGTTTCTCTGGAATGTTTGAGTTTGCGGGGAAATTGTATTAAGTCTTTAGCAGACAACTGTGTCGAAGGTTTACCAAAACTCTGTAAGGTGGACATAAGGGACAATCAGGTTACTTTGTTGCCAAGGCAACTTGAGAAGCTAAGGATTTTTGTGACTGCACAAAGCCATGAATGTGGTGATCCTCATCAAGAAGACAATGGACTAGAAGTAAATGTTAGAAAAAAGCTACGCCAATGGACAAAATGA